The Papaver somniferum cultivar HN1 chromosome 3, ASM357369v1, whole genome shotgun sequence genome includes a region encoding these proteins:
- the LOC113360774 gene encoding homeobox-leucine zipper protein ANTHOCYANINLESS 2-like → MDGYGRRDNLRENLDECESGSGSDDLDGANSDEQVTRKQSPKKRKYCRHAPEQVRELEAWFKECPHPSYEQRIELSNSLALEPSQVKFWFQNRRTQMKNQIERNETLMLRKENDQLRAENIEISEAIRNLICKNCRGKAMLGEVSLAEGNLRIENARLKEELNRVSAIAGKSFGGMNQDVNGINPNLLMGDNDHQFPEGGISGGMPSMPVLPHQQQLMSNVDRSDENLELAVLATQELVLMAQTNEPLWIPSGLDGGRETLNEDEYMRMFTPACVGPKPGVVTEATRETGVVIINTVEFLETLMDAKRYMDMFPSVIARCNIINVISRGAGGTRNGALQLMYAEFRVLSTLVPVREVNFLRYCKQHAEGVWSVVDISVDVDQETSDSSIYSSRRLPSGCVVQPMPNGYSKVTWVEHTEYREKTIHQLYEPLINSGLGFGAPKWIATLQRQCECNMPIRDRPDITQTGMKNMLKLAQRMTQSFSDGVRPSSMHPWNIYISTANVDANVRLMTRTSINDPGIPAGIVMNAATSVWLPISQEKLFDYLRNENLRSQWDVLSTGGSVLQVSHIKGQDPGNCISLLHAGAVNGNHGSTFIFQETCTDASGSLVVYAAVDLLPMNDLLMGGGDSDYIQLLPCGFSIVPDGDSCPSSLSNRACADRPNSSNSYGNYGSCGSTMRQLTSDDSLGRCGSLLTASFQILVSSSSTGEPTLECVESLCSLITNTLEKLKAAVQMLDVNY, encoded by the exons ATGGATGGATATGGAAGGAGAGATAACCTAAGGGAAAATCTGGATGAATGTGAAAGTGGATCTGGTAGCGATGATTTAGATGGTGCTAATTCTGATGAGCAAGTTACTAGGAAACAGTCTCCTAAGAAACGTAAATATTGTCGTCATGCTCCTGAGCAAGTTCGAGAGCTTGAAgc aTGGTTCAAGGAGTGCCCCCATCCGTCCTATGAACAAAGAATTGAACTGAGTAACAGCTTAGCCTTGGAACCTTCGCAAGTCAAGTTCTGGTTTCAGAATCGGCGTACCCAGATGAAA AATCAAATCGAACGCAATGAGACTTTGATGCTTAGGAAAGAGAATGATCAACTTAGAGCAGAAAACATCGAAATAAGCGAAGCTATTAGAAATCTGATCTGCAAGAACTGCCGAGGTAAAGCAATGCTTGGCGAGGTTTCTTTAGCGGAAGGAAATCTTCGGATCGAAAACGCTCGCCTTAAGGAAGAATTAAACCGTGTTTCTGCAATTGCGGGTAAATCCTTTGGTGGTATGAATCAAGATGTGAATGGTATAAATCCGAACCTTCTGATGGGAGACAATGATCATCAATTTCCTGAAGGTGGGATTTCAGGTGGGATGCCATCCATGCCCGTTCTGCCTCATCAACAACAACTTATGTCAAATGTTGATAGATCAGATGAGAATTTAGAACTTGCAGTGTTAGCAACCCAAGAATTGGTTCTAATGGCTCAGACAAATGAGCCTCTATGGATTCCATCTGGTTTGGATGGAGGTAGAGAAACGTTAAACGAAGACGAATACATGAGGATGTTCACGCCTGCATGCGTTGGACCAAAACCTGGAGTAGTCACCGAAGCAACTAGAGAAACTGGTGTGGTTATCATCAATACCGTGGAATTTCTGGAGACATTAATGGATGCG AAACGGTATATGGATATGTTTCCTTCTGTGATTGCGAGATGTAACATCATCAATGTGATCTCTAGAGGCGCAGGTGGAACACGAAATGGTGCACTTCAGCTG ATGTACGCAGAATTTCGAGTACTTTCAACACTAGTCCCAGTTCGCGAGGTCAATTTTCTTCGATACTGTAAGCAACACGCTGAAGGAGTATGGTCTGTGGTTGATATATCTGTAGATGTAGACCAAGAAACTTCGGACTCTTCTATATATTCGAGTAGAAGACTTCCTTCTGGCTGTGTAGTTCAACCTATGCCAAATGGGTACTCTAAG GTTACGTGGGTTGAACATACAGAGTATCGTGAAAAAACGATTCATCAACTGTATGAACCATTAATTAATTCTGGTTTGGGTTTTGGTGCGCCGAAGTGGATTGCAACATTACAACGTCAATGTGAATGCAATATGCCAATCAGAGATCGGCCTG ATATTACTCAAACTGGAATGAAAAATATGTTGAAGCTGGCACAACGGATGACTCAAAGTTTCAGTGATGGAGTTCGCCCATCCAGTATGCATCCATGGAACATATACATTTCCACTGCAAATGTTGATGCGAATGTTAGACTTATGACCCGAACCAGCATTAATGATCCAGGTATACCAGCGGGTATTGTCATGAATGCTGCAACATCGGTTTGGCTTCCTATTTCGCAAGAGAAACTCTTCGATTACTTGCGGAATGAAAATTTGCGGAGCCAATGGGACGTACTATCTACAGGTGGCTCAGTGCTACAAGTGTCCCACATTAAGGGCCAAGATCCTGGGAATTGCATCTCTCTTCTACATGCTGGG GCGGTCAATGGAAACCACGGTAGTACGTTTATATTTCAAGAGACATGCACAGACGCATCAGGTTCGCTTGTGGTGTATGCAGCGGTTGATCTGCTACCAATGAATGATCTTCTGATGGGTGGTGGTGATTCGGATTATATTCAGTTGCTTCCTTGTGGATTTTCTATCGTACCTGATGGTGACTCATGTCCTTCTTCTTTGTCTAACCGTGCTTGTGCTGATCGCCCAAATAGCAGCAACAGCTACGGAAACTATGGTAGCTGTGGATCTACCATGCGGCAGTTGACTAGTGATGATAGTCTTGGCAGATGCGGATCTCTATTGACAGCGTCTTTTCAGATTTTGGTCAGTAGTTCGTCAACAGGGGAACCTACTCTGGAATGCGTGGAGTCCCTGTGTAGCCTCATAACCAACACCTTAGAAAAGCTCAAGGCGGCTGTGCAAATGCTGGATGTCAATTACTAA